From Arvicanthis niloticus isolate mArvNil1 chromosome 22, mArvNil1.pat.X, whole genome shotgun sequence, the proteins below share one genomic window:
- the Spryd4 gene encoding SPRY domain-containing protein 4, producing the protein MALPFARCWNLYRWGTKRWGVPTGESRRGISFKLEEKTAHSSLALFRGDTGVKYGLVGLEPTKVALNLERFREWAVVLADTPVTSGRHYWEVTVKRSQQFRIGVADVDMSRDSCVGADDRSWVFSYAQRKWHSMLANEKAPIKGIGQPEKVGLLLDYEAKKLSLVDVSRISVVHTLQTDFRGPVAPAFALWDGELLTHSGLEVPKGL; encoded by the exons ATGGCGCTGCCCTTTGCACGCTGTTGGAACTTGTACCGCTGGGGAACCAAGCGATGGGGGGTCCCCACCGGGGAGTCCCGGAGAG GCATCAGTttcaaactggaagaaaaaacGGCCCACAGCAGCCTGGCACTCTTCAGAGGTGACACGGGTGTCAAATATGGTTTGGTGGGACTGGAACCCACCAAGGTGGCCCTGAATTTGGAGCGCTTCCGGGAGTGGGCAGTGGTGCTCGCAGACACCCCAGTCACCAGTGGCAGACACTACTGGGAGGTAACAGTGAAGCGCTCCCAGCAGTTCCGGATAGGAGTGGCAGATGTGGACATGTCCCGGGACAGCTGCGTCGGTGCTGATGATCGGTCCTGGGTGTTCTCCTATGCTCAGCGCAAGTGGCACAGCATGCTGGCCAACGAAAAAGCCCCAATTAAGGGTATTGGGCAACCAGAGAAGGTGGGGCTGCTGCTGGACTATGAGGCCAAGAAGCTGAGCCTGGTGGATGTGAGTCGGATCTCTGTGGTCCACACACTACAGACAGATTTCCGGGGTCCAGTGGCGCCTGCTTTTGCTCTTTGGGATGGAGAACTGCTAACCCATTCAGGACTTGAAGTGCCCAAGGGTCTCTAA